In Halobacteriovorax marinus SJ, the following proteins share a genomic window:
- a CDS encoding AI-2E family transporter has product MSKPEKVRLVFFILGLILFLFSLWLFPRVSIPLSVAYVVSLIFNPVVPMVMRFGLKKSTSVNIVFLAILFLFTYPLIKITPTITNEAQNVQYYLPKVESFLKTEYKNLTSKIEEKTGYVVGNEILDNSLDYGQKATTEILLQVPKYLGSIIEWIFLVPLFVFFILKDGKEFKSNFLKIVPNSMFERFYYLSHQFNRQLGDYIFAKFVEASIVGIIITTGLLFLDVRFALLLGLVAGFTNVIPYLGPIIGTIPAIIFGLAEYGWGPTFGAITILYIVANAIDIALVFPILVSKIVNLHPLMVVISVILGSTFFGVVGMIISIPLAAAFKLISIEIYNELYGVKSR; this is encoded by the coding sequence ATGAGTAAGCCTGAAAAAGTAAGACTAGTTTTCTTTATTCTAGGACTAATCCTTTTTCTATTTTCCCTTTGGCTCTTTCCGCGAGTGTCGATACCTCTAAGTGTTGCCTATGTTGTGAGTTTAATTTTTAATCCAGTCGTTCCCATGGTGATGCGTTTTGGTTTAAAGAAATCAACATCTGTTAATATTGTTTTTCTAGCAATACTCTTTCTCTTTACTTATCCGCTTATCAAAATAACGCCTACGATTACAAATGAAGCGCAAAATGTTCAATACTACTTACCTAAAGTGGAGAGCTTTTTAAAAACAGAGTATAAGAACTTAACTTCTAAGATTGAAGAGAAGACGGGTTATGTTGTAGGCAATGAGATTCTTGATAACTCTCTAGACTATGGTCAAAAAGCGACAACTGAAATACTGCTACAAGTTCCGAAATACTTAGGCTCTATAATAGAGTGGATCTTTCTTGTTCCCCTCTTTGTCTTCTTTATACTTAAGGACGGAAAAGAGTTTAAGTCTAACTTTCTAAAGATCGTACCTAACTCAATGTTTGAAAGGTTCTACTATCTTTCGCATCAATTTAATCGCCAGTTGGGTGACTATATTTTTGCAAAATTTGTTGAGGCAAGTATTGTAGGAATTATTATTACTACTGGACTCTTATTTCTAGACGTTCGCTTTGCTCTCTTGTTGGGACTAGTGGCAGGATTTACAAATGTAATTCCATATCTTGGTCCAATTATTGGAACAATTCCTGCGATAATCTTTGGTCTTGCCGAGTATGGTTGGGGTCCAACATTTGGTGCGATTACAATTTTATATATTGTGGCCAATGCTATAGATATTGCACTGGTCTTTCCAATTCTTGTTTCTAAAATTGTTAACTTACACCCATTGATGGTTGTTATTAGTGTAATTCTTGGCTCCACTTTCTTTGGTGTGGTTGGAATGATTATTTCAATCCCACTTGCTGCGGCGTTTAAGTTGATATCTATCGAAATTTATAATGAATTATACGGCGTAAAATCCAGATAG
- a CDS encoding cyclic nucleotide-binding domain-containing protein, with product MANDSFEKDIETSKELPPKLDIPILKYFWQSNPLFTSNKNSIPRFLRRIKVLENFSDNELRLFSKALHLRQFADGEVIFKQTDIGVGFYFIYSGRVDIIVENDQTVDDTNDSKVNHVVSLDKMDYFGELALLQQQSIRNATAIARESCQLLGIFKPDLENLINTNPTIATKLLQAVSIITANRLFSVTNEVRRLKYKIKQLELESAKSNE from the coding sequence ATGGCCAATGATAGTTTTGAAAAAGATATAGAAACGAGTAAAGAGCTGCCGCCTAAGTTAGATATTCCTATTCTAAAATACTTCTGGCAATCGAATCCTCTCTTCACTTCCAATAAGAACTCTATTCCAAGATTTCTGAGAAGAATAAAAGTGCTTGAGAACTTTTCAGATAATGAGTTAAGGCTTTTTTCAAAGGCATTGCACTTAAGGCAATTTGCTGATGGAGAGGTGATCTTCAAGCAGACAGATATTGGAGTTGGCTTTTATTTTATCTATAGTGGTAGAGTCGATATTATTGTTGAGAACGATCAAACTGTAGATGACACTAATGATTCAAAAGTTAATCATGTGGTTTCCTTAGATAAGATGGATTACTTTGGAGAGCTTGCACTCTTGCAGCAGCAAAGTATAAGAAACGCGACAGCTATCGCTAGGGAGTCGTGTCAGCTTCTAGGAATTTTTAAGCCTGATCTCGAGAACTTAATTAATACTAATCCAACAATCGCAACTAAGCTTCTTCAGGCCGTCTCTATTATTACGGCAAATAGACTCTTTTCAGTTACGAATGAGGTTAGAAGATTAAAGTATAAGATCAAACAATTGGAACTAGAAAGTGCAAAGAGCAATGAGTAA
- a CDS encoding outer membrane protein assembly factor BamD, producing MRLLIVTFCLALISCSTPRPEGKTEAEVLFKEAQDLINDSRYILATEKLNTLRSQYPYSFYATHAELLQADVLFKQENYVEAAAAYILFKDFHPKHKKKAYVIWKIAESFYAQIPDTFDRDLSAAHEAVKYYQELLNFHSDSEYSKGSIDKIKLAQGMILDKERYIGDFYYKTNVFDAARYRYLSIIDRFKSDPMLLAHSMIRVVESSHKLKDKESCTKYFNQFKEQIEQSNLKKLQSAYNNCLR from the coding sequence GTGCGCTTATTGATAGTGACATTTTGTTTGGCCCTCATTTCGTGTTCTACGCCTAGGCCAGAAGGTAAAACAGAAGCAGAAGTCCTCTTTAAAGAGGCCCAAGATCTTATAAATGATTCTAGATATATTTTAGCAACAGAGAAGTTAAATACTCTAAGATCTCAATATCCATATAGTTTCTATGCAACTCATGCAGAACTTCTCCAGGCTGACGTTCTCTTTAAGCAGGAAAATTATGTAGAGGCAGCCGCCGCCTATATTCTTTTTAAAGACTTTCATCCTAAGCACAAGAAGAAAGCCTATGTGATTTGGAAGATTGCAGAATCTTTCTATGCACAGATTCCTGATACTTTTGATAGAGACCTTTCAGCTGCACATGAAGCTGTTAAGTACTATCAAGAGCTTTTAAACTTCCACTCAGACTCTGAATATTCAAAGGGAAGTATTGATAAGATTAAATTAGCTCAGGGAATGATTTTAGATAAAGAGAGATACATTGGTGATTTCTATTATAAAACTAATGTCTTCGATGCTGCTAGATATAGATATCTGTCTATCATTGATAGATTTAAAAGCGATCCAATGCTCTTGGCCCACTCAATGATTAGAGTTGTTGAGAGCTCTCATAAGCTTAAGGATAAGGAATCTTGTACTAAGTACTTTAATCAATTCAAAGAGCAAATTGAGCAAAGCAATTTAAAGAAATTACAAAGCGCATATAATAACTGTCTTAGGTAA